A section of the Salvelinus sp. IW2-2015 linkage group LG7, ASM291031v2, whole genome shotgun sequence genome encodes:
- the LOC111966153 gene encoding tensin-2-like, protein MGCVLTAEPCCGEEAEPVPLVRGSLTRRGPERSNNGRMRLTKTGKGEPHVFKEKTFKKNRQCGVCRQSVDNTGSFCRVCKTATHKKCEAKVRLQTDSLLRNLPNLFYTLRKKAISLIRSISVDRVMERVMERHYDFDLTYITEGIISVFFPPLLDEQRYRLNLKEVTAMLRSKHQDKFLLFNLSERHRDITRMNPKVLDFGWPDFHAPPLDKICAMCKAMETWLTSDPQHVVVLHCKGNKGKTGVIIAAYMHYSKISAGADQALSTLAMRKFCEDKVSSSLQPSQNRYIYYFGGLLSGAIKMNSSPLFLHQVLIPTLPNFQGKGGYFPFLKLYQSMQLVYTSGIYDLQGSVGRRLCVTIEPALLLKGDIMVKCYHRRAQGAERDTVFRLQFHTCTIHGAQLWFGKGELDEACTDERFPSDATVEFVFSSGPEKMKGREYQRNDPAVTVDYNTADPVVRWDSYENFNQRYQDSLDDIAHTRGPVDGSLYAQIKKRLSAPGSGSLTSTNGSPAGTSEERPSQNHLLSPSSDSLTHSGHSSALPERPEESRGLPPPTRQEREDLDRLLGGIEGERDGLDRERETAILDDGDSSSPSEQTGTLRLDRSCSCRVGYHSQRCAEPGCDRLHLMSSGYCRDRAPGTNGHPGSPPLTNPATVPSHMDLCQHYSPHPHPHQALPPPDLVWNRQQDPPHYLHREGPSRHPSLCPYPSQDLTSHPHTLHPGRLLCRSDDYGPYHHPPSHTHHHPHHPKSSGSYQDMLLLDGLPPPSCPCRDCLIRREDSAFHGLRLERGESFHWDREAELQHREAGLRRVRESELPRGAEMHWEREAAGLRRGREMSLHWERDREAELQWERERKADYWHRRAYRLQDHELPAFTFDPLPSGHSAYPEASRSHGHAHLDLKYSNSSSSGYQTPHQVCLCSPYQPSPSESRGYASGYQSESTSPLPPPSTLSGPCSHTRGPADHHPEAHPQQYPSESQTDGRGMSENVSWRDHISQGSFKRMHPSRDVPCSTPSDLSRPPTPVLTSSPLCTQESLSLGVQECEVGSTDIVNSDCESVQSQDRPGSAAAQGSQVNQQHIPDPLQSTSMTPTPSPTRPNSHWTTLTATQPPSPQQPQNHSATPSPYQPQNHSTTPSPHQPQNHSTTPSPHQPQNHSSNNLHSTPQNTNHSAIPSPHQAPDQVLQPSRRPTPNPAVLRTSVPHQSQTTVLTSSPTTQNQQCYDLHPAHQPQRPQCGYPSPTKRPRTTVLAAFTPQRQEPTVLTSFHPHYNQQPQRPLPTLLTPPRFHVAPTAVTWSMCHVRKSEPQEGPKSRASTSTRLTSSHKLPYQQSWKGPCSSERLLWPGVRHRLLAGGWMLVTEGPPRTPAGTGRLGMEGSTSGTLQPLRYTPRRQFPTSATGCYLPNLPHVPYRASRLGWSRSPQLPLPVRSGVKSAPARVCRLISAVRTSCEAEPLDQHHGHLLVPRGRWRPARPREGVLFCWRVRVAGGHVTFVARGHNSTLSGSTACAISRERRSNEHRWHKNALAMAATMGPLQVSVQSPHQPQNHSATPSPHQPQNHSATSSPSTTTSQPSNHCHPATPTQTPTEKASLTGPKTTLPTETAILPPVGQPQFQSPNPVPGACPLRKLTTEVPKSSSTSTSATSSPKPPISSLEGSPSSEPPVPGFATLGRRLMLVTEPPGPLQHYPGMEGSTSGHSPAPEVHXTPTFPTSATGCYPQSVPHVPYSSYTPVTIPQRPLPEKRGQSAQPGSPNFGVRTLRPTPSQHHVTFSPTVGEMAPPAGQGEGVLSLESEMAGRVSVTFVQDNSRFWYKPGISRDQAIAALKEREPGAFLIRDSNSFQGAYGLALKVATPPANLNNHSSRVVDPLEQLVRHFLIETGPRGVNIKGCQNEPHFGSVPSYLASELEPAAFRRAQPGCRSNEHRWHKNALAMAATMGPLQVSVQVGHHTDVGHAHAGVNMDPDQSIIRLNV, encoded by the exons CAATCTCCCTGATTAGGAGTATCAGTGTGGACCGTGTGATGGAGAGAGTCATGGAGCGTCATTATGACTTTGACCTGACCTACATCACCGAGGGGATCATCTCCGTGTTCTTCCCCCCTCTGCTGGACGAGCAGCGCTACCGTCTCAACCTCAAGGAGGTGACCGCCATGCTCAGGTCCAAGCACCAGGATAAGTTCCTG CTCTTCAACCTCTCTGAACGACACCGTGACATCACCCGCATGAATCCAAag GTCCTTGACTTCGGCTGGCCTGACTTCCATGCCCCTCCCCTGGACAAGATCTGTGCCATGTGTAAGGCCATGGAGACGTGGCTGACCTCCGACCCCCAGCATGTGGTGGTCCTGCACTGCAAG GGCAACAAGGGCAAAACAGGAGTGATTATTGCAGCCTACATGCACTACAGCAAGATCTCTGCAGG GGCAGACCAGGCCCTCAGCACCCTGGCCATGAGGAAGTTCTGCGAGGATAAGGTATCTTCCTCCCTCCAACCGTCCCAAAACAG gtATATCTACTACTTTGGGGGGCTCCTCTCTGGGGCGATCAAGATGAACAGCAGTCCGCTATTCCTCCACCAGGTCCTCATCCCCACGCTTCCTAACTTCCAGGGCAAAGGAG GTTACTTCCCCTTCCTGAAGCTTTACCAGTCCATGCAGCTGGTCTACACCTCAGGGATATA TGACTTGCAGGGTTCTGTGGGCAGAAGACTGTGTGTGACCATTGAGCCAGCACTGCTGCTGAAGGGAGACATCATG GTGAAGTGTTACCACAGACGGGCCCAGGGTGCAGAGAGGGACACAGTGTTCAGACTGCAGTTCCACACCTGCACCATCCACGGGGCCCAGCTATGGTTCGGCAAGGGGGAGCTGGATGAGGCCTGTACTG ATGAACGATTTCCCTCGGATGCCACTGTGGAGTTTGTCTTCTCCTCTGGACCAGAGAAAATGAAAG GGCGTGAGTACCAGAGAAATGACCCTGCTGTCACAGTGGACTACAACACAGCTGATCCAGTGGTGCGCTGGGACTCCTATGAGAACTTCAAYCAGCGCTACCAGGACAGCCTCGATG acATAGCCCACACCAGGGGTCCAGTGGACGGAAGTCTGTACGCCCAGATAAAGAAGCGTCTCTCAGCCCCAGGCTCTGGCTCCCTGACCTCCACCAATGGCAGTCCAGCAGGCACCAGCGAGGAGAGGCCCAGTCAGAACCATCTGCTCTCTCCCAGCTctgactctctcactcactccggCCACTCGTCTGCCCTCCCAGAGCGGCCAGAGGAGTCCCGAGGGCTCCCGCCACCCACccggcaggagagagaggacctgGACCGACTGCTGGGGGGCAtcgagggggagagggatggcctggacagagagagggagactgccATCCTGGACGATGGGGACTCGTCCTCGCCGTCTGAGCAGACAGGCACCCTGAGGCTGGACCGCTCCTGTTCTTGCCGGGTGGGCTACCACTCCCAGCGCTGTGCCGAGCCCGGCTGTGACCGACTCCACCTCATGTCCAGCGGCTACTGCCGGGACAGAGCGCCGGGCACCAACGGCCACCCTGGGTCACCGCCCTTGACTAACCCTGCCACCGTCCCCTCACACATGGACCTGTGTCAGCACTACAGCCCACACCCTCACCCCCATCAGGCCCTGCCTCCCCCTGACCTGGTATGGAATCGCCAGCAGGACCCTCCACACTACCTGCACCGTGAGGGACCCTCTCGTCACCCCTCTCTGTGCCCCTATCCATCCCAGGACCTGACCTCTCACCCCCACACCCTTCATCCCGGGCGCCTGCTCTGTAGAAGTGATGACTATGGTCCGTACCACCACCCTCCCTCACACACCCACCATCACCCTCACCACCCCAAGTCCTCCGGGTCCTACCAAGATATGCTGCTGCTGGACGGCCTGCCGCCCCCTAGCTGCCCCTGCCGGGACTGCCTCATCAGGAGGGAGGATTCAGCCTTCCACGGCCTGCGGCTGGAGCGAGGAGAGAGCTTCCACTGGGACAGAGAGGCAGAACTGCAGCATCGGGAAGCAGGGCTAAGGAGAGTAAGGGAATCTGAGCTGCCTAGAGGGGCAGAGATGCACTGGGAGAGGGAGGCAGCAGGACTGAGAAGAGGCAGGGAGATGTCACTGcactgggagagagacagggaggcagagctccaatgggagagggagagaaaggccgACTATTGGCACCGGAGGGCCTACAGGCTTCAGGACCACGAGCTACCTGCTTTCACCTTTGACCCCCTACCGTCCGGTCACTCTGCATACCCGGAGGCGTCTCGCTCCCACGGCCACGCCCACCTGGACCTGAAgtacagcaacagcagcagcagtggctACCAGACCCCGCACCAGGTCTGCCTCTGCTCCCCCTACCAGCCCTCMCCCTCTGAGAGCAGGGGTTATGCCTCAGGCTACCAGTCTGAGTCCACCTCccctctgccccctccctccaccctgtcAGGCCCCTGCAGCCACACCAGAGGGCCAGCAGACCACCACCCCGAAGCCCACCCTCAGCAGTACCCATCCGAGAGCCAGACAG ATGGAAGGGGGATGAGTGAGAACGTGAGTTGGCGGGACCACATCTCCCAGGGTTCCTTCAAGAGGATGCATCCTTCAAGAGATGTCCCATGTTCCACGCCCTCTGACCTCTCTAGGCCGCCCACCCCTGTTCTCACCAGCAGCCCTCTGTGCACACAAGAAAG CCTCAGTCTAGGTGTGCAAGAGTGTGAAGTTGGATCGACTGACATAGTCAACAGTGACTGTGAGTCTGTCCAGTCTCAGGATAGGCCCggcagtgctgctgctcaggggtCGCAGGTCAACCAGCAACACATCCCTGACCCTTTACAGTCTACATCCATGACACCCACACCTTCCCCCACCCGACCCAACAGCCACTGGACCACACTGACAGCAACACAACCACCCTCACCCCAGCAGCCCCAGAACCACAGTGCTACACCTTCACCCTACCAGCCCCAGAACCACAGTACTACACCTTCACCCCACCAGCCCCAGAACCACAGTACTACACCTTCACCCCACCAGCCCCAGAACCACAGTAGTAACAACCTTCACTCCACACCCCAGAACACA AACCACAGTGCTATACCTTCACCCCACCAAGCCCCAGACCAAGTGCTACAACCTTCACGTCGACCGACCCCTAACCCAGCAGTACTGAGGACATCTGTCCCCCACCAGTCCCAAACCACAGTGCTGACATCTTCACCCACCACCCAGAACCAGCAGTGCTACGACCTTCACCCGGCCCACCAGCCCCAGAGACCACAGTGTGGCTATCCTTCACCCACCAAGCGCCCTAGAACCACAGTGCTAGCAGCCTTCACCCCACAGCGCCAGGAACCGACAGTGCTAACATCTTTTCACCCTCACTACAACCAGCAGCCGCAGCGACCACTGCCGACCCTGCTGACACC CCCCAGGTTCCATGTGGCCCCCACCGCTGTAACCTGGAGCATGTGCCACGTCAGGAAATCTGAGCCACAGGAGGGTCCTAAATCGCGAGCGTCCACCTCCACTCGGCTCACTTCCTCCCACAAGCTCCCCTATCAGCAGTCCTGGAAGGGTCCATGCTCCTCAGAACGGCTCCTGTGGCCCGGCGTTCGCCACCGTTTGCTGGCCGGAGGTTGGATGCTGGTCACTGAAGGGCCCCCAAGGACGCCTGCAGGCACAGGCCGCCTCGGCATGGAGGGCAGCACCAGCGGCACTCTCCAGCCCCTGAGGTACACACCACGCCGCCAATTCCCCACCTCTGCCACCGGCTGCTATCTCCCCAATCTGCCACATGTGCCATACCGAGCTAGCAGACTCGGCTGGTCACGATCCCCCCAGCTGCCCCTCCCAGTGAGAAGCGGGGTCAAGTCTGCGCCAGCCAGGGTGTGCCGCCTAATTTCGGCGGTGAGGACGTCTTGTGAGGCCGAACCCCTCGACCAGCACCATGGTCACCTTCTCGTCCCACGGGGGAGATGGCGCCCCGCAAGGCCAAGAGAGGGAGTGCTATTCTGCTGGAGAGTGAGAGTGGCAGGAGGTCATGTTACGTTTGTGGCCAGGGGGCACAACTCGACGCTTTCTGGTAGCACAGCCTGTGCCATCTCCAGGGAGCGAAG GAGCAACGAGCACCGCTGGCACAAGAACGCCCTGGCCATGGCGGCCACGATGGGTCCACTTCAAGTGTCCGTCCAG TCACCCCACCAGCCCCAGAACCACAGTGCTACACCTTCACCCCACCAGCCCCAGAACCACAGTGCTACATCTTCACCCTCAACTACAACCAGCCAGCCCAGCAACCACTGCCACCCTGCTACACCCACTCAGACACCCACTGAGAAAGCTAGCCTAACTGGTCCAAAGACCACCCTTCCTACAGAGACTGCTATACTGCCTCCTGTTGGCCAGCCCCAGTTCCAGTCCCCCAACCCTGTACCTGGAGCATGTCCACTCAGGAAACTGACCACAGAGGTCCCTAAATCCAGCTCCACCTCCACCTCGGCCACTTCCTCCCCCAAGCCTCCTATCAGCAGTCTGGAAGGGTCCCCCTCCTCAGAACCTCCTGTGCCCGGCTTCGCCACCCTGGGCCGGAGGTTGATGCTGGTCACTGAGCCCCCAGGACCCCTGCAGCACTACCCTGGCATGGAGGGCAGCACCAGCGGGCACTCTCCAGCCCCTGAGGTACACASCACCCCCACATTCCCCACCTCTGCCACCGGCTGCTATCCCCAATCTGTCCCACATGTGCCATACTCGAGCTACACTCCTGTCACCATCCCCCAGCGCCCACTCCCAGAGAAGCGGGGTCAGTCTGCCCAGCCAGGGTCGCCTAATTTCGGGGTGAGGACCCTGAGGCCAACCCCCTCACAGCACCATGTCACCTTCTCTCCAACGGTGGGGGAGATGGCGCCCCCTGCAGGCCAAGGAGAGGGAGTGCTATCTCTGGAGAGTGAGATGGCAGGCAGAGTCAGTGTTACGTTTGTCCAGGACAACTCACGCTTCTGGTACAAGCCTGGCATCTCCAGGGACCAAG CCATCGCTGCGCTGAAGGAGAGAGAACCAGGGGCCTTTCTTATCCGGGACAGCAACTCCTTCCAGGGAGCCTATGGCCTGGCGCTGAAAGTGGCCACCCCGCCCGCTAACCTCAACAACCACAGCAGCAGAG tggtcgaTCCATTGGAGCAGCTGGTGCGACACTTCCTGATTGAGACGGGCCCCCGTGGAGTGAATATTAAAGGGTGTCAGAATGAGCCCCATTTTG